The following are from one region of the Corylus avellana chromosome ca1, CavTom2PMs-1.0 genome:
- the LOC132186729 gene encoding probable glutathione peroxidase 2, producing the protein MRLLGLTNWVALIFLGIAFLYFYGNPSSHPSSSMAEDSSKSIYDFTVKDIRGNDVSLSEYSGKVLLVVNVASKCGLTQANYKELNVLYEKYKSQGFEILAFPCNQFAGQEPGNNEEIQEVVCTMFKAEFPIFDKIEVNGKNAAPIYKFLKSQKGGIFGDGIKWNFTKFLVNKEGKVVERYAPTTSPLKIEKDIQNLLESS; encoded by the exons ATGCGTTTGTTGGGATTAACCAACTGGGTCGCTCTTATCTTTCTTGGTATTGCTTTCTTGTACTTCTACGGAAACCCATCTTCTCATCCTTCTTCGAGTATGGCTGAAGATTCATCCAAATCCATATACGATTTTACGGTCAAG GATATCCGTGGAAATGATGTTAGTCTGAGTGAATACAGTGGGAAGGTTCTCCTGGTTGTCAACGTTGCTTCAAAATG TGGTTTAACACAAGCAAACTACAAGGAattgaatgttttgtatgaaaagtACAAAAGCCAAG GGTTTGAGATCTTGGCATTTCCTTGCAACCAGTTTGCAGGACAAGAACCAGGAAACAATGAAGAGATTCAGGAAGTTGTGTGCACAATGTTTAAAGCTGAATTTCCAATTTTCGATAAG ATTGAGGTGAATGGGAAGAATGCAGCACCCATTTACAAGTTCCTCAAATCACAGAAAGGGGGAATATTTGGAGATGGCATAAAATGGAACTTCACAAAGTTTCTAGTCAACAAAGAAGGAAAGGTTGTAGAGAGATATGCACCAACCACATCACCTCTTAAAATTGAG AAAGACATCCAGAATCTATTGGAATCATCTTAA
- the LOC132186738 gene encoding pentatricopeptide repeat-containing protein At3g06920-like — MILRAKHGAPALSSNLFKIIRSSLNASSFSLYSKPYLTTPKPTPRRPTSLAARTPSQISETVSSSDVSLICSLLSTQTHESAINLDNLLEGFKEKLNSNLVLEILMNYKQLGRIKTLEFFSWAGLQMGFQFDDCVVEYVADFLGRRKLFDDMKCLLATVFSYKGRVSCRVFSICIRFLGRQGRVRDALCLFEEMESKFRCKPDNFVYNNMLYVLCKKERSEELIDFALMIFRKIKAPDTYSYSNILVGLCKFGRFETAFEVFGEMHRAGLVPTRSAVNTLVGQLCLLSAKEGAVQKVRVKDAYRPFTILVPNMGANSGAIQPAVGVFLAVHEMGLLPSAFVINQLISELCRLGKTQEAVNVLKVVEDRKLSCVEEGYSAVIQALCEYRLVEEASYLFGRMLSRGMKPKLVIYNSVISMLCKLGSLDDAKRVFEIMNKKRCLPDNLTYSALIHAYADAMNWETAYGSLIEMLGLGLSPHFHTYSLVEKLLREHGQLDLCFKLEQKLDSQILQKLCKAGELEAACEKLKSMVEKGFYPSGYVREAFEHALRKCGKLNIARELLEKIDGRMVDCKPDEIKISS; from the coding sequence ATGATCCTCAGAGCCAAACATGGAGCTCCCGCTCTTTCTTCAAACCTCTTCAAAATCATCCGATCCTCTCTCAATGcctcttcattttctttatattcgAAGCCTTATCTCACCACCCCAAAACCCACTCCAAGAAGACCCACTTCACTTGCGGCACGAACACCCTCGCAAATTTCAGAGACTGTAAGTTCTTCTGATGTCAGCTTAATCTGTTCTTTACTTTCTACCCAAACCCATGAATCCGCAATAAATCTTGATAATTTGTTGGAGGGTTTCAAAGAAAAGTTGAACTCTAATCTTGTGCTTGAAATTCTGATGAACTATAAGCAGTTGGGTAGGATTAAGACCTTGGAATTCTTTTCTTGGGCTGGATTGCAAATGGGTTTTCAGTTTGATGACTGTGTGGTTGAGTACGTGGCTGATTTCTTGGGTAGGAGGAAGCTTTTTGATGATATGAAGTGTCTTTTGGCGACCGTTTTCTCGTATAAGGGGCGAGTTTCCTGCAGGGTATTTTCAATTTGTATAAGGTTCTTGGGTAGGCAAGGGAGGGTTAGAGATGCCCTTTGCTTGTTTGAGGAAATGGAATCAAAATTTAGGTGTAAACCTGATAATTTTGTTTACAATAACATGCTTTATGTGCTTTGCAAGAAGGAAAGGTCTGAGGAATTGATTGATTTTGCGCTTATGATTTTTAGGAAAATCAAAGCGCCTGATACATATTCCTATAGTAATATTCTTGTTGGTTTATGTAAATTTGGTAGGTTTGAGACTGCATTTGAAGTTTTTGGTGAAATGCATAGGGCTGGCCTGGTTCCTACTCGGTCTGCTGTGAACACTCTTGTTGGGCAGTTGTGTTTATTGAGTGCAAAAGAGGGAGCTGTCCAGAAAGTTAGAGTTAAAGATGCCTATAGACCCTTTACCATTTTAGTTCCAAATATGGGTGCTAACAGTGGTGCTATACAGCCTGCAGTTGGAGTGTTTTTGGCAGTTCATGAGATGGGTTTATTACCAAGTGCATTTGTTATAAACCAGCTTATTTCAGAACTTTGTCGATTGGGTAAAACGCAAGAAGCTGTTAATGTGTTGAAGGTTGTTGAGGATAGGAAGCTGAGTTGTGTGGAAGAGGGTTACTCTGCTGTCATACAGGCTTTATGTGAATACCGATTGGTAGAGGAAGCTAGTTATTTGTTTGGGAGAATGCTCTCCCGTGGCATGAAGCCAAAGTTGGTAATTTACAATTCTGTTATTTCAATGCTATGCAAATTAGGAAGTTTAGATGATGCTAAACGGGTTTTTGAGATTATGAACAAGAAGAGATGCCTTCCAGATAATTTGACCTATTCTGCATTGATTCATGCTTATGCTGACGCTATGAATTGGGAAACTGCTTATGGCTCGTTGATTGAAATGTTAGGATTGGGCTTGTCTCCACATTTTCACACATATAGTTTAGTGGAAAAACTTTTGAGGGAACATGGGCAGTTGGATTTGTGTTTCAAATTGGAGCAGAAGTTGGACTCTCAGATATTGCAGAAGCTCTGTAAAGCAGGTGAACTAGAGGCTGCATGTGAGAAGCTAAAATCAATGGTTGAAAAGGGTTTTTATCCATCAGGCTATGTAAGGGAGGCTTTTGAACATGCACTTCGAAAGTGCGGAAAATTGAATATAGCTCGTGAATTGCTAGAAAAGATAGATGGACGAATGGTCGACTGCAAACctgatgaaataaaaataagctCTTAA